The following proteins are encoded in a genomic region of Neospora caninum Liverpool complete genome, chromosome XI:
- a CDS encoding tubulin alpha chain, whose product MREVISIHVGQAGIQIGNACWELFCLEHGIQPDGQMPSDKTIGGGDDAFNTFFSETGAGKHVPRCVFLDLEPTVVDEVRTGTYRHLFHPEQLISGKEDAANNFARGHYTIGKEIVDLSLDRIRKLADNCTGLQGFLMFNAVGGGTGSGLGCLLLERLSVDYGKKSKLNFCSWPSPQVSTAVVEPYNSVLSTHSLLEHTDVAVMLDNEAIYDICRRNLDIERPTYTNLNRLIAQVISSLTASLRFDGALNVDVTEFQTNLVPYPRIHFMLSSYAPIISAEKAYHEQLSVAEITNSAFEPASMMAKCDPRHGKYMACCLMYRGDVVPKDVNAAVATIKTKRTIQFVDWCPTGFKCGINYQPPTVVPGGDLAKVMRAVCMISNSTAIAEVFSRMDHKFDLMYAKRAFVHWYVGEGMEEGEFSEAREDLAALEKDYEEVGIETAEGEGEEEGYGDEY is encoded by the exons ATGAGAGAGGTTATCAGCATCCACGTCGGCCAAGCCGGTATCCAAATCGGTAACGCCTGCTG GGAGCTCTTCTGCCTGGAGCATGGCATTCAGCCGGATGGGCAGATGCCCTCTGACAAGACCATCGGTGGTGGTGACGACGCCTTCAACACCTTCTTCTCCGAGACTGGCGCTGGCAAGCAT GTGccccgctgcgtcttcttggATTTGGAGCCCACTGTCGTGGACGAGGTCCGCACCGGCACTTACCGCCATCTGTTCCATCCGGAGCAGCTCATTAGCGGCAAGGAAGATGCGGCGAACAACTTCGCTCGTGGTCACTACACCATCGGCAAGGAGATCGTCGACTTGTCTCTTGACCGTATTCGCAAGTTGGCGGACAACTGCACAGGTCTTCAGGGTTTCCTGATGTTCAACGCCGTCGGTGGTGGTACCGGTTCCGGTCTCGGGTGCCTCCTCCTCGAGCGCCTGTCTGTTGACTACGGCAAGAAGTCGAAGCTGAACTTCTGCTCGTGGCCCTCGCCCCAGGTCTCCACGGCAGTTGTCGAGCCGTACAACTCCGTCCTTTCCACCCACTCCCTTTTGGAGCACACCGACGTCGCCGTCATGCTTGACAACGAGGCCATCTACGACATCTGCCGCCGCAACCTCGACATCGAGCGCCCGACCTACACCAACCTGAACAGACTGATTGCGCAGGTCATTTCCTCTTTgactgcgtctctccgtttcgacGGCGCGCTCAACGTCGACGTTACTGAGTTCCAGACGAACTTGGTCCCCTACCCGCGCATCCACTTCATGCTTTCTTCCTATGCGCCCATCAtcagcgcagagaaggcgtaCCACGAGCAACTGTCTGTTGCCGAGATCACCAACTCGGCATTCGAGCCCGCAAGCATGATGGCGAAGTGCGATCCGCGCCACGGAAAGTACATGGCCTGCTGCCTGATGTACCGTGGTGATGTCGTCCCCAAGGATGTGAACGCAGCCGTCGCTACCAtcaagacgaagagaactATCCAGTTCGTGGACTGGTGCCCCACCGGTTTCAAGTGTGGTATCAACTACCAGCCCCCCACTGTGGTCCCTGGCGGTGATCTCGCAAAGGTCATGCGCGCTGTGTGCATGATCAGCAACAGCACTGCCATCGCGGAAGTTTTCAGCCGCATGGACCACAAGTTCGATCTTATGTATGCCAAGAGGGCCTTCGTCCACTGGTACGTCGGTGAGGGTATGGAAGAAGGTGAATTCTCTGAGGCTCGTGAGGATCTGGCTGCTCTCGAGAAGGACTACGAAGAAGTCGGCATCGAGACCGCCGAGGGCGAaggtgaagaggaaggctaTGGTGATGAGTACTAA